One part of the Rutidosis leptorrhynchoides isolate AG116_Rl617_1_P2 chromosome 1, CSIRO_AGI_Rlap_v1, whole genome shotgun sequence genome encodes these proteins:
- the LOC139886028 gene encoding vesicle-associated protein 4-1-like: MAISDHRRTHSDGKQWRLFPFWQSGAASSSPTQHPQFRSQNSHENGVVSNIRSSNKASSVAKSILPARRRLRLDPSNNLYFPYEPGKQVRSAVRIKNQSRSHVAFKFQTTAPKSCYMRPPGGILAPGESIIATVFKFVEQPDKNEKQFKEKSKVKFKIMSLKVKEGTDFAPELFDEQKDDVVVERILRVIFLNAERSTPAMEKLKHQLAEAEVELELRKKPQIDTGLKVVGQGLVIDEWKERREKYLARQQVEAVDLM; encoded by the exons ATGGCTATCTCCGACCACCGGCGTACACACTCAGACGGAAAGCAGTGGAGGTTATTTCCGTTTTGGCAATCAGGAGCAGCTTCTTCGTCGCCAACTCAGCATCCACAATTTCGGAGTCAGAATAGCCACGAAAACGGCGTCGTATCGAACATTCGTTCTTCTAATAAAGCGTCATCTGTAGCAAAATCGATTCTACCAGCTAGAAGACGTCTCCGTCTTGATCCATCGAATAACCTCTATTTTCCTT ATGAGCCAGGAAAACAAGTCAGGAGTGCAGTTCGGATAAAGAATCAGAGCAGATCTCATGTTGCTTTTAAG TTTCAAACTACCGCACCAAAGAGCTGTTACATGCGACCTCCTGGTGGTATTTTGGCTCCTGGAGAAAGCATTATTGCTACAG TCTTCAAGTTTGTTGAACAGCCAGATAAAAACGAAAAACAGTTTAAAGAGAAAAGCAAGGTTAAGTTTAAAATCATGAGCCTCAAGGTCAAGGAAGGAACGGATTTTGCTCCAGAATTG TTTGATGAGCAAAAGGATGACGTAGTTGTTGAACGAATTCTACGTGTTATTTTCTTAAATGCAGAACGTTCTACGCCT GCAATGGAAAAACTGAAGCATCAGCTGGCTGAAGCTGAAGTTGAGCTAGAATTACGCAAGAAACCTCAAATAGATACTGGCTTAAAAGTTGTTGGGCAAGGCCTTGTTATTGATGAATGG AAAGAGCGAAGGGAGAAATACCTTGCACGACAACAGGTGGAGGCTGTGGATTTGATGTGA